A genomic stretch from Leptodactylus fuscus isolate aLepFus1 chromosome 10, aLepFus1.hap2, whole genome shotgun sequence includes:
- the LOC142219336 gene encoding uncharacterized protein LOC142219336, translating into MDKEKSHVTEQILSLTLEIIYLLTGEDYGPLKKTPSSQLHVSGKLGRTLSPKTLPSSHPILKMNNEQKILDITNKIIELLSGEVPIRCQDVTVYFSMEEWEYIEGHKDLYKEVMKETHQRLKSRGEDGSSRRNPQERCPSPLGSLDHTEENQSVILDCIMEPNQDYSKKRSEDEDVNMWRVEVLPQKKGEGFHAVSRQQQMEAVIDLTPDVSSDSPERCPSPPYPSPYVLNEKAFKKQNEDQNLNIVIIDIEEDDEEYVGADQQHKMEGQDSSGISTDLEDRQMSGIHHCPTPEHNEIYPDFHPGGVNYNPEMRHFPQSPILNSFHYKNDQYFQDPRVKIPPKVGIKEHVCTECGKCFPRNNDLVMHKRLHRGKVPLVCSVCGKCFPSNSHLLIHMRIHAGEKPFTCPECGKSFKSNSHLVTHLRIHRGEKPFVCLDCGKSFNDKSNFGRHKRIHTGEKPFTCSECGKGFNRKANLLIHQRTHTGEKPFACCDCGKRYTSKAELVRHKVFHMEGKQFSCMECNEKFNEKSSLAIHQMIHKGEKPFSCADCGKCFANNSQLVTHERIHKGEKPFVCPECGKSFNDKSNFIRHKKIHTGEKPFACFECGKVFNRRANLILHQRTHTGEKPYSCSQCGKCFTSNSGLVVHQRLHFL; encoded by the exons ATGGACAAGGAGAAGAGTCACGTAACTGAGCAAATCCTAAGCCTGACCCTGgagatcatctatctgctgactggagag GATTATGGCCCCTTGAAGAAGACTCCAAGTAGTCAACTTCATGTCTCAGGAAAGTTGGGCAGAACCCTGAGCCCTAAGACGTTGCCTTCATCTCACCCCATACTCAAGATGAACAACGAGCAGAAGATTCTGGACATCACCAACAAGATCATagagctgctgagcggagag gttcctataaggtgtcaggatgtcaccgtctacttctccatggaggagtgggagtatatagaaggacacaaggacctgtacaaggaggtgatgaagGAGACTCATCAGCGCCTCAAGTCACGGGGTGAAG ATGGGTCCAGTAGGAGGAATCCACAGGAGAGATGTCCCAGCCCTCTCGGGTCACTGGATCATACAGAGGAAAACCAAAGTGTCATTCTGGATTGTATCATGGAGCCGAACCAAGACTACAGCAAGAAGCGGAGCGAG GATGAAGACGTAAATATGTGGCGAGTCGAAGTTCTGCCCCAAAAGAAAGGAGAGGGGTTCCATGCTGTAAGTAGACAGCAGCAGATGGAGGCGGTGATAGACCTCACCCCAG ATGTCTCCAGCGACTCCCCAGAAAGATGCCCTAGTCCTCCTTATCCGTCTCCTTATGTACTGAATGAGAAAGCCTTCAAAAAACAGAATGAG GATCAAAACCTGAATATTGTCATAATTGATATTGAAGAAGATGATGAGGAATATGTAGGGGCCgaccagcagcacaagatggaagGACAGGACTCTAGCGGGATCAGTACAG ACCTTGAAGATAGACAGATGTCAGGAATCCATCACTGCCCTACCCCAGAGCACAATGAGATTTACCCAGATTTTCACCCTGGTGGCGTCAACTATAACCCTGAAATGCGTCATTTTCCTCAAAGCCCCATTTTGAACTCTTTCCATTACAAAAACGACCAATATTTTCAAGACCCCAGGGTTAAAATCCCACCAAAAGTGGGAATCAAAGAACACGTATGTAcagaatgcgggaaatgtttcCCTCGGAATAACGACCTGGTCATGCACAAGCGATTGCACCGCGGGAAGGTTCCTCTCGTCTGCTCCGTGTGCGGTAAATGCTTCCCCAGTAATTCCCATCTCCTCATCCATATGAGGATCCACGCCGGAGAGAAGCCCTTCACATGTCCAGAATGCGGCAAGAGCTTTAAGAGTAACTCTCACCTGGTCACTCACCTGAGGATCCACCGCGGCGAAAAGCCCTTCGTCTGTCTGGATTGCGGCAAAAGCTTCAACGACAAATCCAACTTTGGAAGACACAAGCGAATCCACACGGGGGAGAAACCGTTCACGTGCAGCGAGTGCGGAAAAGGCTTTAATCGGAAAGCCAATCTTCTGATTCACCAGAGAacccacacgggggagaagcccttCGCCTGCTGCGACTGCGGGAAGCGATACACCAGCAAAGCCGAACTGGTCCGCCATAAAGTCTTCCACATGGAAGGAAAGCAGTTTTCATGTATGGAGTGCAACGAAAAATTCAACGAGAAATCCAGTCTGGCCATCCACCAAATGATTCACAAAGGAGAGAAACCGTTCTCTTGTGCGGACTGCGGCAAATGTTTCGCCAATAACTCCCAGCTGGTAACGCACGAGCGCATCCacaaaggagagaagccattcgtATGTCCGGAGTGCGGCAAAAGCTTTAACGACAAGTCCAATTTCATCAGGCATAAGAAGATTCACACCGGCGAGAAGCCCTTCGCTTGTTTCGAGTGCGGCAAAGTCTTTAACCGGAGAGCGAATCTCATattacatcaaagaactcacacaggagagaagccatattcctgtTCGCAGTGCGGCAAGTGTTTCACAAGTAATTCAGGGCTCGTCGTACATCAGAGACTTCACTTTCTGTGA
- the LOC142219335 gene encoding uncharacterized protein LOC142219335 isoform X2 — MAADHTKHDDTNQTDVLQEPEEVVDTTTLSARTEEIGQRSEENNDTPECDQIVQPQPNDSLTSEEPAVNDSDCARAGSPENNDNTGSVSNPESAKVNSKKRRKHTCSECGKAFLRIAHLVVHQRTHTGEKPFSCSSCGKSFISKSRLDRHWKTHTGEKRYFCEECGKSFFNNSHFQIHQRIHKGEKPFVCSDCGKSFTERSNYTRHLKIHTGEKPYTCSVCGQSFVQLVHLLVHQKKHKVQNQFSCPKCKVFFPSEEAFLTHQKVLDHKLYSCPECRKCFLNVVSCLRHQRLHTGEKLYTCPDCKKQFINKSHLKTHKRTHTGEKPFACSECQKHFSDKSGLTKHMATHQGETPFKCSECHKGFKQKISLFLHQQLHKGNKVFSCARCRKYFSNEFDLVTHQKIHEGDSPISCPECQKVFASRVSLVAHQKRHIGEKPFSCIDCGKTFNNKSSLVAHRRVHTGEKPYACADCGKVFSVKSNMVRHQRPGEESFICAHCGESFRSKSCFEFHGKNHTGAKYYSCSKCEEKFTNRTSWRKHRQVHREEEICAELQKRPNLYECATCKKTFNKKSNLARHMKIHDRK; from the exons ATGGCAGCGGATCACACTAAACATGAC GACACAAACCAGACAGACGTTCTACAAGAACCTGAAGAAGTTGTGGACACGACTACACTTAGCGCGCGCACAGAGGAGATCG GCCAACGCTCAGAAGAGAACAACGACACCCCCGAATGTGACCAAATTGTGCAACCTCAACCCAACGACAGCCTTACTTCAGAAGAACCAGCTGTAAATGACAGTGACTGCGCCCGTGCCGGTTCCCCAGAGAACAACGACAACACCGGCTCCGTCTCAAATCCTGAAAGCGCTAAAGTAAATTCTAAGAAAAGAAGGAAGCACACGTGTAGCGAATGCGGCAAAGCTTTTCTGCGCATCGCTCACCTCGTTGTGCACCAGAGAACACACACGGGCGAGAAGCCGTTCTCCTGCTCCTCGTGTGGAAAATCTTTCATCAGCAAATCGCGTCTCGACCGACATTGGAAGACTCACACGGGAGAGAAACGTTACTTCTGTGAAGAGTGCGGGAAAAGTTTTTTCAATAATTCTCATTTCCAAATCCACCAAAGGATCCACAAGGGAGAGAAACCGTTCGTATGTTCCGACTGCGGTAAATCTTTCACCGAGCGCTCCAACTACACCCGTCATCTGAAGatccacacgggggagaagccgtaTACGTGTTCTGTGTGCGGCCAAAGCTTCGTGCAACTCGTTCACCTCCTGGTGcaccaaaaaaaacacaaagtgcAAAACCAGTTTTCGTGCCCGAAGTGTAAAGTGTTCTTTCCTTCCGAAGAAGCCTTCCTCACGCACCAGAAGGTCCTCGACCACAAGCTGTACTCTTGCCCCGAATGCAGAAAGTGTTTTCTGAATGTCGTCAGCTGCCTCAGACATCAAAGACTCCATACGGGCGAGAAGTTGTATACCTGCCCCGACTGCAAGAAGCAGTTCATCAACAAATCCCACCTGAAAACGCACAAGAGAACCCACACCGGGGAGAAACCCTTCGCCTGTTCTGAATGTCAGAAGCATTTCAGCGATAAGTCAGGGTTAACTAAGCATATGGCGACTCACCAGGGGGAAACTCCCTTTAAGTGCAGCGAGTGCCATAAGGGCTTTAAGCAGAAGATCAGCCTTTTCCTACATCAGCAGCTGCATAAAGGCAACAAAGTCTTCTCTTGCGCTCGGTGTCGGAAGTATTTTTCCAATGAGTTTGATCTGGTGACCCATCAGAAGATTCACGAAGGCGACAGCCCGATATCCTGCCCAGAGTGCCAGAAAGTGTTTGCCAGCAGAGTCAGCTTAGTCGCCCATCAGAAGCGTCACATCGGGGAGAAGCCATTCTCTTGCATCGATTGCGGCAAAACCTTTAACAACAAGTCGAGTCTGGTGGCCCATCGGCGAGTCCACACGGGAGAGAAACCATACGCTTGCGCCGACTGCGGCAAAGTGTTTTCCGTCAAGTCCAACATGGTCCGACATCAAAGGCCGGGAGAGGAGTCCTTCATATGCGCCCACTGCGGCGAAAGCTTTAGATCCAAGTCATGTTTTGAGTTCCATGGAAAAAATCATACAGGGGCGAAATATTATTCGTGTTCCAAATGCGAAGAAAAATTCACGAATAGAACAAGCTGGCGGAAGCATCGGCAGGttcacagagaagaagaaatctGCGCCGAACTGCAGAAGCGACCGAACTTGTACGAATGCGCCACTTGCAAAAAGACCTTCAACAAAAAGTCCAACTTGGCGAGACACATGAAGATCCATGACAGGAAGTAG
- the LOC142219335 gene encoding uncharacterized protein LOC142219335 isoform X1: protein MRKQKNDISEKILSIALEIISLLTGETYGPVKGSPAGSGHVVSEEQNSVPKTSLQLLIREERTNEKILELTNKIIELLGGEDTNQTDVLQEPEEVVDTTTLSARTEEIGQRSEENNDTPECDQIVQPQPNDSLTSEEPAVNDSDCARAGSPENNDNTGSVSNPESAKVNSKKRRKHTCSECGKAFLRIAHLVVHQRTHTGEKPFSCSSCGKSFISKSRLDRHWKTHTGEKRYFCEECGKSFFNNSHFQIHQRIHKGEKPFVCSDCGKSFTERSNYTRHLKIHTGEKPYTCSVCGQSFVQLVHLLVHQKKHKVQNQFSCPKCKVFFPSEEAFLTHQKVLDHKLYSCPECRKCFLNVVSCLRHQRLHTGEKLYTCPDCKKQFINKSHLKTHKRTHTGEKPFACSECQKHFSDKSGLTKHMATHQGETPFKCSECHKGFKQKISLFLHQQLHKGNKVFSCARCRKYFSNEFDLVTHQKIHEGDSPISCPECQKVFASRVSLVAHQKRHIGEKPFSCIDCGKTFNNKSSLVAHRRVHTGEKPYACADCGKVFSVKSNMVRHQRPGEESFICAHCGESFRSKSCFEFHGKNHTGAKYYSCSKCEEKFTNRTSWRKHRQVHREEEICAELQKRPNLYECATCKKTFNKKSNLARHMKIHDRK from the exons ATGCGGAAGCAGAAGAATGACATTTCCGAAAAGATATTAAGTATCGCCCTGGAGATCATCTCActgctgaccggagag ACCTACGGGCCAGTGAAGGGGTCACCAGCCGGCAGCGGCCATGTTGTTTCAGAAGAACAGAACTCCGTCCCAAAGACTTCGCTTCAGTTACTGATACGGGAGGAAAGAACCAATGAGAAGATCCTGGAGCTCACCAACAAGATCATTGAGCTGCTgggcggagag GACACAAACCAGACAGACGTTCTACAAGAACCTGAAGAAGTTGTGGACACGACTACACTTAGCGCGCGCACAGAGGAGATCG GCCAACGCTCAGAAGAGAACAACGACACCCCCGAATGTGACCAAATTGTGCAACCTCAACCCAACGACAGCCTTACTTCAGAAGAACCAGCTGTAAATGACAGTGACTGCGCCCGTGCCGGTTCCCCAGAGAACAACGACAACACCGGCTCCGTCTCAAATCCTGAAAGCGCTAAAGTAAATTCTAAGAAAAGAAGGAAGCACACGTGTAGCGAATGCGGCAAAGCTTTTCTGCGCATCGCTCACCTCGTTGTGCACCAGAGAACACACACGGGCGAGAAGCCGTTCTCCTGCTCCTCGTGTGGAAAATCTTTCATCAGCAAATCGCGTCTCGACCGACATTGGAAGACTCACACGGGAGAGAAACGTTACTTCTGTGAAGAGTGCGGGAAAAGTTTTTTCAATAATTCTCATTTCCAAATCCACCAAAGGATCCACAAGGGAGAGAAACCGTTCGTATGTTCCGACTGCGGTAAATCTTTCACCGAGCGCTCCAACTACACCCGTCATCTGAAGatccacacgggggagaagccgtaTACGTGTTCTGTGTGCGGCCAAAGCTTCGTGCAACTCGTTCACCTCCTGGTGcaccaaaaaaaacacaaagtgcAAAACCAGTTTTCGTGCCCGAAGTGTAAAGTGTTCTTTCCTTCCGAAGAAGCCTTCCTCACGCACCAGAAGGTCCTCGACCACAAGCTGTACTCTTGCCCCGAATGCAGAAAGTGTTTTCTGAATGTCGTCAGCTGCCTCAGACATCAAAGACTCCATACGGGCGAGAAGTTGTATACCTGCCCCGACTGCAAGAAGCAGTTCATCAACAAATCCCACCTGAAAACGCACAAGAGAACCCACACCGGGGAGAAACCCTTCGCCTGTTCTGAATGTCAGAAGCATTTCAGCGATAAGTCAGGGTTAACTAAGCATATGGCGACTCACCAGGGGGAAACTCCCTTTAAGTGCAGCGAGTGCCATAAGGGCTTTAAGCAGAAGATCAGCCTTTTCCTACATCAGCAGCTGCATAAAGGCAACAAAGTCTTCTCTTGCGCTCGGTGTCGGAAGTATTTTTCCAATGAGTTTGATCTGGTGACCCATCAGAAGATTCACGAAGGCGACAGCCCGATATCCTGCCCAGAGTGCCAGAAAGTGTTTGCCAGCAGAGTCAGCTTAGTCGCCCATCAGAAGCGTCACATCGGGGAGAAGCCATTCTCTTGCATCGATTGCGGCAAAACCTTTAACAACAAGTCGAGTCTGGTGGCCCATCGGCGAGTCCACACGGGAGAGAAACCATACGCTTGCGCCGACTGCGGCAAAGTGTTTTCCGTCAAGTCCAACATGGTCCGACATCAAAGGCCGGGAGAGGAGTCCTTCATATGCGCCCACTGCGGCGAAAGCTTTAGATCCAAGTCATGTTTTGAGTTCCATGGAAAAAATCATACAGGGGCGAAATATTATTCGTGTTCCAAATGCGAAGAAAAATTCACGAATAGAACAAGCTGGCGGAAGCATCGGCAGGttcacagagaagaagaaatctGCGCCGAACTGCAGAAGCGACCGAACTTGTACGAATGCGCCACTTGCAAAAAGACCTTCAACAAAAAGTCCAACTTGGCGAGACACATGAAGATCCATGACAGGAAGTAG